Proteins from a single region of Argiope bruennichi chromosome 6, qqArgBrue1.1, whole genome shotgun sequence:
- the LOC129971316 gene encoding platelet-activating factor acetylhydrolase-like, with amino-acid sequence MVLFPKKGKKIPRQIPKPTGPYNVGCTDIMTGYSADGVFLRLFYPASPTKNPRSPEWLPHESYLTGYGMFFKMWPPLFCKSYPKFVGDIYTPAAWDAAPLRIPGHRFPVIIFSHGLGGCRTTYTTFCLEFASHGFIVAALEHRDYSACMSFYFECQETPTSESGVQDASKQLEKKWMLFKKVKSGKGEYAIRNQQVHRRAKECIDALDLLSALHDGKQIENVIDTSHLSLSSLQNLLDLEKVSIAGHSFGGATVVTTMAKDKRFKVGLGLDTWMLPLREETSIFQKVNQPMLFINMEKFQTKENLRVMKKMESSEIHRLIITLKGTVHLNQTDVPFLCDKTMRKLFGAHSKLDRFTAMNLTTRLSNVFLSKHLETPSNAKHADFIQQFRGVLKEGITCV; translated from the exons ATGGTGTTGTTTCcgaaaaaagggaagaaaattcCACGACAAATACCAAAGCCGACTGGACCATATAATGTTGGTTGTACAGATATAATGACTGGCTATTCTGCTGATGGAGTGTTTTTGAGACTTTTTTATCCTGCTTCGCCAACAAAA AATCCCAGATCTCCAGAATGGTTACCTCATGAAAGTTATTTGACAGGCTATGGCATGTTCTTCAAAATGTGGCCGCCTCTTTTCTGCAAGTCTTACCCGAAATTTGTAG GTGACATCTACACTCCAGCGGCGTGGGATGCCGCACCTCTACGAATACCGGGTCACCGTTTTCCAGTCATCATCTTTTCTCACGGCCTCGGTGGTTGCAGGACGACTTACACAACTTTCTGCTTGGAGTTCGCTTCGCATGGCTTTATAGTGGCAGCACTGGAACACAG agATTATTCGGCTTGTATGTCGTTCTATTTTGAATGCCAAGAAACACCTACATCGGAATCTGGAGTACAAGATGCATCGAAACAGTTGGAGAAGAAATGGATgcttttcaaaaaagtaaaaagcgGGAAAGGAGAATACGCCATCAGAAATCAACAG GTCCATAGACGAGCAAAAGAATGCATTGATGCATTAGACTTGCTTAGTGCGCTTCATGATGGCAAACAGATAGAAAACGTCATAGATACTTCACATTTATCATTAAGTTCCTTACAAAATTTGTTAGACCTCGAAAAAGTGTCCATTGCAGGACATTCCTTTGGAGGAGCAACAGTCGTTACTACCATGGCCAAAGACAAACGATTTAA ggtAGGTCTTGGACTTGACACTTGGATGCTACCACTTAGAGAAGAAACATCCATTTTTCAGAAAGTAAATCAACCGATGCTGTTCATCAACATGGAGAAATTTCAAACCAAAGAAAATCTGAGGGTCATGAAAAAGATGGAGTCATCTGAAATTCACCGACTGATCATCACACTTAA GGGAACTGTTCATCTGAATCAAACCGATGTTCCTTTCTTATGTGATAAAACAATGAGAAAGCTATTTGGTGCTCATTCAAAATTGGACCGCTTTACAGCAATGAATCTTACCACAAGgctttcaaatgtttttcttaGTAAGCATTTAG aaacgCCATCTAATGCTAAACATGCCGATTTCATACAGCAGTTTCGTGGTGTTTTGAAAGAAGGTATCACATGTGTTTAA